The window ACTCCGGGAAGAGCTGCGCAGCGCGATTGAAATCGTCGATGGCGAGCTTGGTCTGGCCTATGCGCGCATAGGCGACGGCACGGTCGTTCAAAATGGTGGCGCGGCGGTCGTTCGGCAGCGCCGGATCCTTCAGTGCCTCGGTGTAGCTCGTCACCGCCTGGTTGGCGTCGCCCCGCACCAGCGCGGTCGCGGCGTCCTGCGCCTTGAGCGCCGCATCGGCCGGTGCCGCGACGGCTCCGCCCGCGAACAGGGGAATGAGCGCCATGACCAGGAAAACAGGTCGAAACATCGACGTCTCGCGCAGGTTGCGTTGACCGCGGCGCAGAGCTTCGCCGCTACGAATCCAGCATAGGGCATTAGCCAGCGATTGTGGCGCCGAATCGTTACCTCGGATCAGGGCCGGAAAGCGCACGCAGCACCTTGGGGAGGGTCTCGGGGAGGTCCTCGGCAATCAAGCCTGGGCCGAATGCGGCAGCCGCCGCCCCGTGCAGCCAGACGGCCGCGCAGGCGGCAGCGAATGCCGGCATTCCCTGGGCGAGCAGACCGGCGACGAAGCCGCCCAGAACGTCGCCCGCACCCGCCGTGGCTAGCCACGGCGGCGCGTTGTCGTTGATCGCTGCACGCCCGTCCGGCGCGGCAACGACCGTGTCCGGTCCCTTGAGCACGACGATAGCGCCCGATCGGCGCGCCGCGTCGCGTGCCCGCGCCAGCTTGCACCCAGCAGCGCTCCCGGGAAACAGCCGCGCGAACTCGCCGTCGTGTGGGGTCATGACGATAGACCGGGCAGCATCGCTGGCAACGGCTGCGAACAGGACGTCGGGCGCGTCCGCGAACGAGGTGAGCGCGTCGGCATCGAGCACCGTCGCCGCTCCCGAGGCGAGAGCCGTACCCACGAGTTGCCTTGTCGGCGGCCCGACGCCCAGCGCCGGGCCGAGCAGCACCGCGTTCTTTCGCTTGTCCTCGAGGATGTGCCCGAGGCCGGCCGCGCCGTCGAACGCCATCAGCATGATGGCGGTGAGTTGCGCGGCATTGACCGGGATCGCATCCGGCGGGCTCGCCACCGTGACCAGTCCGGCCCCGACGCGCAACGCCCCACGCGCACCGAGCCGCGCCGCGCCTGTGTGTGCCGCCGGCCCCGACACCACCAGCGCATGTCCGCGGCTATACTTGTGGCCATCGAGGCGTGGCCATGGAAACGCTGTGCTCCACAATGCCGGCGCGTTCGCCCAGGCCTGCACGCCGATGTCGGCCAGCACGCCGTCGGGGATGCCGATGTCGTCGACGACCACCGGTCCGCACAACGCGCGTCCCGGCATGAGCAGGTGTCCGGGCTTGCGGCGGAAGAACGTTACCGTGCGGGTGGCTTCAACGACGGGGCCTCGCGCCTGCCCTGTGCCGCCGTCGAGGCCGCTCGGCACATCGACGGCGAGAACCGGCACCGTTGAGGCGTTGAGCGCTTCCACCACTTCGGCTGCGACGCCGGACAGTGGCCGCGTAAGGCCCGCCCCGAACATCGCGTCGACGACGACGTCCGCCCCGTTGATCGCCGCCGGTGCCAGAGGGGCGACATCGCCACCCCAGCGCTGCGCCATGACCGCCGCGTCGCCCTCTAGCGCAGCGCGCTCGCCGAGCAGCGCGACGTGCACCTCGGCCCCGCCCTCCGCCAGGTAGCGTGCCGCGACGAACCCATCGCCACCGTTGTTGCCCGGACCGCAGAGCACGACGACCCGCCGCCCGGCTCCGAGCAGGTTGCGCGCCTCGCGGGCGACGCCCCGGCCCGCGTTCTCCATCAGGGTAAGGCTCGGCGTGCCGCGCTCCACCGCCAGGCGGTCGGCACGACCCATCTCATCTGGGGTCAGCAGCGCCAGCCCCAGGGCGTCAGTGCCGATAGTTTGAGCGTTTGTCTTGACCATTCACATCGCCGCCGATTGCACGTGATGCGTTTCTATGCAAATTGCCCGACTCTTAAGCATCCGTGACGCCGATATCACCGCGGCGACGCGTAAGCCCACAAGTAAGGCTCTGGATTTCCAGAAGCTTATTTGCGACAGGGAGTTGGCATAGGCCATGCTAACTCTTTGGCCGTTCGCGCAAGCCGCCCTTGTAGAAACCAGATAAGCTCGGAGGGGCCAGGGGTCATGAAGAAAATCGAAGCCATCATCAAGCCATTCAAGCTCGATGAAGTGAAGGAAGCCCTGCAGGAAATCGGGCTTCAGGGTATCACCGTGCTCGAGGCGAAAGGCTTCGGTCGACAGAAGGGCCACACGGAGCTCTACCGGGGCGCCGAGTACGTCGTCGACTTTCTGCCGAAGGTGAAGATCGAGGTCGTCCTGGCCGACGAGATGCTCGACAAGGCCGTGGATGCTATTCAAAAGGCCGCCAAGACTGGCCGCATCGGCGACGGCAAGATATTCATTTCAAACATCGACAACGCTATTCGCATTCGCACTGGTGAAACTGGCGCCGACGCCATCTAACGAAGCGCCGACGCGACCTAACAAAAAAGCTTGGGAGGGGCCTCCAAACGGCCCCTTTTTCCGGAGAAACGCCGCGCAGGCTATGAACAGGGGAGTCTCATGAAGAGCGCCAGCGATGTCCTGAAAATGGTGAAGGACAAGGACGTCAAGTTCGTCGATTTCCGCTTCACCGACACCAAGGGCAAGATGCAGCACGTGACCGCGCACGCGTCGACGGTCAACGAGGACGTGTTCAACGACGGCTACGCCTTCGACGGCTCGTCGATCGCCGGCTGGAAGGGCATCGAAGCCTCCGACATGCTGCTGCTGCCGGACCCCTCCTCGGCGCACCTCGATCCGTTCTTCGCCCAGTCCACGGTCGCCATCTTCTGCGACGTGCTGGAGCCCTCGACCGGCCAGTTCTACGAGCGCGACCCGCGTGGCATCGCCAAGAAGGCGGAAGCCTACATGAAGTCGACGGGCGTGGGTGACACGCTCTACGTCGGTCCGGAAGCCGAGTTCTTCATCTTCGACGACGTGCGCTTCGCCGCCGATCCCTACAACACCTTCTTCCGCCTCGACTCGACCGAGCTGCCCACCAACACGGGCACCGAGTACGAGATGGGTAACCTTGGCCACCGGCCTCGCACCAAGGGCGGCTACTTCCCCGTCCCGCCGATCGACAGCTGCCAGGACATCCGCTCCGAGATGATCTCGGTGATGGCCGAGATGGGCGTGGCCGTTGAGAAGCACCACCACGAGGTCGCCGCCGCCCAGCACGAGCTCGGCATCAAGTTCGGTCCCATGGTCACCATGGCCGACCACATGCAGATCTATAAGTACGTCACCCACATGGTGGCGCAGGCCTACGGCAAGACCGCCTGCTTCATGCCGAAGCCGATCTTCGGCGACAACGGCTCGGGCATGCACGTCCACCAGTCGATCTGGAAAGATGGCAACCCGACCTTCGCGGGCAACAAGTACGCCGACCTTTCCGAGACGGCACTCCAGTACATCGCCGGCGTCCTGAAGCACGCCAAGGCGATCAACGCCTTCACCAACCCGACGACGAACTCCTACAAGCGTCTCGTTCCGGGCTACGAGGCTCCCGTGCTGCTCGCCTACTCGGCGCGCAACCGCTCGGCCTCCTGCCGCATTCCGCACGTGTCGAGCCCGAAGGCGAAGCGCTTCGAGGTTCGCTTCCCGGATCCGGCCGCCAACCCGTACCTTGGCTTCACGGCTATGCTGATGGCGGGCCTCGACGGCATCGCCAACAAGCTCCATCCCGGCGAAGCGATGGACAAGAACCTCTACGACTTGCCGCCGGCCGAGCTTGCCAACATCCCGACGGTTGCCGGCAGCCTGCGCGAGGCGCTCGACTGCCTCGACAAAGACCGCGGCTTCCTCAAGATGGGCGGCGTGATGTCCGACGACATGATCGACGCCTACATCGAGCTGAAGATGGCGGAGAACATGCGCTACGAGATGGCGCCGCATCCGATCGAGTACGAGATGTACTACTCGGTTTGATCGCCGCGACGATCGACAAAAGGCCCGGGAGCGGTCCCGGGCCTTCTTCGTTTCAGAAGTAGAACAGCACGGCGATGAACAGCCCCGCCCAGGCGATGAGCAACAGCCGCTGCGCCTGGCTGCCTAGCCAGCCGCCGAGACGGCGCCCGATTTCGCGCCAGGAGATTTGCGAGATGAGCGCGATGACGAGGCCGATGCCGAGACCGGCGACGACCGAGCGATAGTCGAGCGTCGGCCCCGAAAGCTCAAAACCGGCAATGCTCGTTGCGCCGTTGCCGGACGGCGCAACCATGATCACGGCCGCGATCATCAGGCCGAGGGCGAGCATCGAGAAGAAGCTGAGTACGGACCGCATGCGGCACCAAGCATGGCAAAGCTCACGCAAATTACCTCGATCTTTTCAATAAGCTCCTAACCATCCCGCCGGCCGTTCGGCGCATGGCTCGTATGGTTGACAGTGCATCCTGACGGACGCAGGGTTGCATGACCTTCCACTGGCAAAGGAGGTCTAAGAAAATGTGGCCACCCGACCAGCGCGTGCTGCTGCGCACGACACCCTGATGGGCGTTACTGCGAGCAGCCAATCCGAAAATCCGACCACGATCGCGGAACGACTGGCGTATTGCCGGCCACTTGCAATGGCGAAACGCGCTTCGCTCGTCGTCCTCCGCAACTAGCCCGTGAGATGGGCAGGGCCATTCAAAAGGAGCTGGGTTGCAGCCACAGGCGCACCGCTCAAACCACAATGAGCCCAAGGGGACCCGGCGCCTGAGCGCTCCGGGTCCCTCCCGTTGAGGCGCTTATACAGCCGTCTCAACACAACCCTTCATCCCCCGAGAATATTTGTAGAAAATTCACCAAGAGCGTGCCACGCTCAGGGGCCTGAGACAGCGATTAACCCGCGGTTGCGGGGCCCTGCCGCCTCCGGAATACCTTCGGCGGCGGCTTCCCGGCTAAGCAATCAGCGGGCATGAGGTTGGATGGCGCCATGCGCGCGTTGACGGTCGAGAGCGAAAACGGCGGCCCGGCGGAAAGCTTCCTCCGGGTGCTGGATCAATTCGCCGCCCTGCATACCTACGCGAGCGCGACCCCGACGACCGGCGGCTATCGGGTGCTGGGCGGCGCCCAGCGCACGACGCGCAAAGCCTCCAAGCCCAGCTTCGCGCGCCGCGTTGCCGTCCGCCCGGCGACCCCCGCCGCCCGCATGCGTCTCACCGGCTCCCTGTCGGTCCTCTTCATTGGCGGGCTCGGCCTCGCCGTCCTCGCGGGCCCGGCCAGCTGCCCGTGCTCATCGACGTTCGCCCAGCAAGCGTCGCTCGAGCGCCTCGGCTACGTGCAGAACGCGGCGTTCATGAACGCGAGCGAGGCACCGGCGATCGCTCCGGAGCGCGTGGCGTTCTCCGACACCGAGTTCCTCGGTCCCGACACGAGTGCGACCGGCATCTCGCCGATCACCACTTCCGCCCTCGAGCCTGCCCACGCAGCGCAAGTTGCGGCGACCGACGCCGGCGCGACTAAGACGGTGGGGCTGCTTCCCAGCAGCATCGAGCGCGTGAGCGAGGCGACGCCCGAGACGGTCAAGCTCGCCGCGGCGACGATCGTCGAGAGCGACGTTGTCCCCGAAGTACCCGTCGCCGAGGTCGCCGCTCCGCCGATGCCGTCGGTGACCGCGGTCGAAGCCGAGCGTGAGGTCGCGCCGAAGACCGTCGCGCGCACGCCGCGCAAGCGGGCCGCCGTGCGCGCCTATCGCACGCCGACAAAGCAGGCGTTGCGGTCGAAGAATTCCAACGATGCGATGACGGCCCAGCGCGCTCCCAAATGGGCGCAGCAGATGTTCACGACGCCCTGGCAGTCGCAGGCCTTCTCCTACACACGCTGACGCCATCGCCGCGACACACGTCCCTGCGAGCGTGCACGCATGCGTGCCCTGCTCCTTTTCCTTGCCGGCCTCTGTCAGCTCGCATCGACTGCCGCAGTCGCCGCGCCCGTCTACGCCTGGAAGTACGCGCCGGGCGGCGAGACGTTGGCGCAGCGTATCGCCCCGCCCCCCGGATTTACCCGGACGCCCGCCGCCGAAGGCAGCTGGGCCGCATGGCTGCGCGGATTGCCGATGAAGTCCGCCAACGCCCCCGTGCTGATCTTCACCGGCGCAGCGAAGTGGCGGCAGGACGTGCACGTCGCGGTCGTCGACATCGACGTGGGCAAACGCGACCTGCAGCAATGCGCCGACGCCATCATGCGCCTGCGCGGCGAATGGCTGTTCGCGAGCGGGCACAAGGCCGA of the Hyphomicrobium album genome contains:
- a CDS encoding NAD(P)H-hydrate dehydratase, encoding MVKTNAQTIGTDALGLALLTPDEMGRADRLAVERGTPSLTLMENAGRGVAREARNLLGAGRRVVVLCGPGNNGGDGFVAARYLAEGGAEVHVALLGERAALEGDAAVMAQRWGGDVAPLAPAAINGADVVVDAMFGAGLTRPLSGVAAEVVEALNASTVPVLAVDVPSGLDGGTGQARGPVVEATRTVTFFRRKPGHLLMPGRALCGPVVVDDIGIPDGVLADIGVQAWANAPALWSTAFPWPRLDGHKYSRGHALVVSGPAAHTGAARLGARGALRVGAGLVTVASPPDAIPVNAAQLTAIMLMAFDGAAGLGHILEDKRKNAVLLGPALGVGPPTRQLVGTALASGAATVLDADALTSFADAPDVLFAAVASDAARSIVMTPHDGEFARLFPGSAAGCKLARARDAARRSGAIVVLKGPDTVVAAPDGRAAINDNAPPWLATAGAGDVLGGFVAGLLAQGMPAFAAACAAVWLHGAAAAAFGPGLIAEDLPETLPKVLRALSGPDPR
- a CDS encoding P-II family nitrogen regulator; the encoded protein is MKKIEAIIKPFKLDEVKEALQEIGLQGITVLEAKGFGRQKGHTELYRGAEYVVDFLPKVKIEVVLADEMLDKAVDAIQKAAKTGRIGDGKIFISNIDNAIRIRTGETGADAI
- the glnA gene encoding type I glutamate--ammonia ligase, which codes for MKSASDVLKMVKDKDVKFVDFRFTDTKGKMQHVTAHASTVNEDVFNDGYAFDGSSIAGWKGIEASDMLLLPDPSSAHLDPFFAQSTVAIFCDVLEPSTGQFYERDPRGIAKKAEAYMKSTGVGDTLYVGPEAEFFIFDDVRFAADPYNTFFRLDSTELPTNTGTEYEMGNLGHRPRTKGGYFPVPPIDSCQDIRSEMISVMAEMGVAVEKHHHEVAAAQHELGIKFGPMVTMADHMQIYKYVTHMVAQAYGKTACFMPKPIFGDNGSGMHVHQSIWKDGNPTFAGNKYADLSETALQYIAGVLKHAKAINAFTNPTTNSYKRLVPGYEAPVLLAYSARNRSASCRIPHVSSPKAKRFEVRFPDPAANPYLGFTAMLMAGLDGIANKLHPGEAMDKNLYDLPPAELANIPTVAGSLREALDCLDKDRGFLKMGGVMSDDMIDAYIELKMAENMRYEMAPHPIEYEMYYSV